The Helianthus annuus cultivar XRQ/B chromosome 11, HanXRQr2.0-SUNRISE, whole genome shotgun sequence region ttttatatatattatgtttggcccgggcttgCCCGGGCTTTTTTTAGTGCCCGGGTCTTTCGGCCTTGgcacgttcaacgggcaagatctgCCACTACTAGCTATTATGGAATAACAAGGCATGCCACATCAGCTCAATAATAAGCGAAACACTGCGCCGCCTTGTCATTAGGGGGCGCCAAGGGCACCTTCGCCAACCCAATAATGGGCGCTAGACGGATCAGAGATGAGGTCACCCCCTTTTAACCAATCAAACCATGTTCCTtcttgttttttaattttatatttattgGGTGTAGTTGTTGTGTAGTTAGTTATTTCACAACACCTGGTTATCGGATATTTAATTATTACTCAATGTCCTATGTAATAGCGATACGCCGGATAATATGATAATAGTTTAGTCATTTCAGAACACAGTGTTAATCTTAAAGCCCTTTTTTACAAGCCATCAGGGGCGGACATATATAtagcccaaggtgggcgggcgcacccccgggaaaaaaaaattttagtgctATTTTCCGTTGAAAATCCCGTCTGCACCCCTTGgattttttcgtccgcaccccttgaattttttcatccgcaccccttgaaatttttcgtccacacaccttaggtaaaaaatgttttcgatttatattttaaattttttttagtaaactctaattaaaaaaactacctaaattatataaacttatactacccaacttaacccaaatacccaataccttaacccactatttcattaaacataattagCCCACTAATtactagcccattaaccaaactcaacctaagttcaaactataataattaaaataagccCAATAGTCCCTTAGAATTCATCCCGCCCTCCCTCTCTTGGGTCATCTCCTACCAGCGATCATCGACCAGAACAGCAACCACAACAGCACGTCATCAGCAGCCGCGGACCACCGCCGTCCGATACCAAAGGGTAACAAAAttcttaaataggtttgaaatttcatgtgttttgacattgtttatggttgtttagatgatttttagggtgattatgttgtttagatgatttttggggtgattacacacgatttctagggttgaaaattaaaattgaaacattattttatggagcgatgaacttatgcatcaatttgtttgtgataggaaccatgagtagggacgttatggcgcaatttcttttgttttacatgacccgacccgaaccgacccgatacgaaccgatttttttacttatatacctagggggctaaaatttttaaaaatgtttcgcACCCCTATAGAAAAATTCCTGGATCCATCACTGCAAGCCATAACATATAGTAGCGTAGACTTTAAAATAAAAGCAAAATGATGAACGATGCGGCTCTCGAACCAAGACGACATGGTTCACAATCACCACGTCAACTACTTGTACTAATAAATCAAGGTTAAAAGGCATCATCACtagttaaaaaaaactttttgcTGGATTAGGCGAATATATTACTTTACTAGCCTATATCCCGTGTGACACACgggtttaaaaaataaaattaataacttattatttaatatgattttttatatCTTAACAATCAAAATAACATCTAAGAGCATTGACATTCGTGCCTTTATCTTCATTTAGATAatttaatataaaatttatttttctCTAAATTATCTTTAGTTTTAAATAACGTATCACGTCCATCTCTATATCTATATTTTGATCTAATTGACAAACactaattttattatttatttttctttcctACAGACTCACAATCTAAAATATAGTTTATTGTATTTTTCTTCGTTTTAACCGTACACTCTCATCACACTTAAACTTTTTAACTTTGATTTTTCAAACCATATGGCTAAAGCTTTACGCAACCCTATTTTCCGAAGTTGGAATTCAAATTACCAACATAGGGTTTAGTGAAACTCTAGCCATATTATTTGGAAAGTAAAACTAAaaaaaccatatctatatatattattattaatatatttatatatattaataatttgAGAGGGAAATTAATTTGTTCAATAAAGAAATCCATTTTACACGGGATCCGAATTACTTTGGGTCGGGTTATTTTTTGCCCTTACTAACCGACATATAATACGGATCATATATAAGGTTTTGCTCAATCATTTAACCTAACTTTCTTCTTACAATTTCTCTCAACACCTTCTTCAATCCGATACACACTCTGTCGCCAATCTCTTCGATTATTGCAGGTAAATGTTCTTCATTACTCCAAAATACGCTTTATTTATGTTGTTAGATCACATATGGAGTTTTATCTTCTTTAAAATTCAACGGCCGGTTGTTATTCGAAAATTATTTTTGGTGTTTTATGTAGATTGTTGCACAAAATCTTCAGTTATGTAATGAAACTTGGATCCTTAGTTATTGTTTTATGTTTATTCAGATTTGATTGATTTTATTTGTATTTTGTAATTTTTGTTCATTATTGATGCTTAGAAACCCTAAATCCCATTATCAAAATACTGAAGATTATAATCATTAAAAGTCACCAATTTTTCAATAATCGAAGCTAATGTATTCTTTATATGTTTATACATATTTGCAGAAAACTATAGAGCCGGTCATTATTTTAGATGACGAATCTTTCAACAATCGTAGGTAAATGTTCTGTGTATTGTATTTTagatgttattttttttttgcgGAAAACCCTATCGGCATATCTTACATTATAATGTTGATGATAATGCATTTTGTTAAAAATACAGATTATGTTGATTTAGTCTCTTCATATGTTTTTGCCCTTTTTTCCTGTTGTACATAACTTTTCAATATCAGAATCAATTTTTTGATGTTGTATATTATTTTTGCCCTTTTTTCCTGTTCtacaaataaattattttgaaaaTTTATATAACGTATACTTATTATTGTTTGTAAAATTCAGTGTTTTGTTATTAATAATTGACCTTTTTTCTTTTAATAAATTCGTATATTAATTTTCAGGTATCGACCCTTTGCACAACactccttcatttttaaagctaATTGATGAAGATTTTCCAATATTTTTGGTACGTTTATTAAATTTATTCTAAtgttttataattatatatattatgtaaaCTGATAATTTATTCGCTTTTTTAAACTCATAGGAATTACCTAATGACTTTACCTCAATGGTTTGGGGAGAACACCCACCTTACAAAGATTCAGTTAAGATTCTTGATGGGGACAATATATGGTTTGTAAGAGTAAAAAAAACAGATGTTGGCCCTGTTCTTGCTGATGGATTCACCAAACTGGTTAGGGATACTCATGTTAGAAAAGACGACTACCTTATGTTTCAGACTTATGGACCGACCTCATTTTTTTTAATGGTCTTTAAATCATGTATTCATAGAAACATGTTCATATCCAAGATAAACCCTCAAGAAGATGTTATTGTAAGTATTATCTTATAATATTTGTATGTTGAATACTTTGTTATGTTTGTATACTgctttttaagttattttttaataataattatcACAACATATGCAGGTAATGGCAGATAAGTTTTGGAGAGATTTTTATGGAAAGATGTTCAAAGGTGGTCAATCAACTCTGTATTTAGGAGATACGTTTTGGAACGTTAACATGGACGGATTAACTGACAGGTGTGTTTTTACTCATGGGTGTTCGGAGATGATAAATGAACTTGCCTTAGACAGGAGATCTACCTTTGTTTTCTCAATGCATGGAAATAAGGTCTTCGAGGTTTCAGTGTTTAATCATGAAACCGGTACTCAAATTCAGAACAACAGGGTTGAGTTAGTAGTTTTGGACGACCCAATCTATGTTGACGATTTTTATGAATTTGCTATCGAGGTTAGAATTATAAATGTACAATATTTTTAACTTATCAAGTAGATCTTATAATTACATAATTCATTTAACACATTGTTATTGGTTAATTTTATATTTAGACGGCATGTAAAGAGGAGTGTATTGATGCTGGAACTGTCATTGAAGAAGGTGTTGTTGTTGAAAGTAATGATGTAAACGCTCATTTGGCAGGTTTTGAAGATATGTTCAATGTAATTCTTTATATTATAAGTAAATTAATTAActgattttataaatatttttatgaTGTATTTTgacacttttttttttcattcttaATTATATAGGATCAAGACGATTCCAAGTTTGATACATTTTTCTCATCTCTACTTGAAATGGAAGACCTTAAGAAGAAGGTAATTTTGGTTACATGTatcatttatttattaaataataattatttctATTATGTTAAACCAAAATTTATTTTGATCTGTAGTTCAAAGAGAATTGGGATTCAAAAACTGAAGGCAAAGGCAAACCAAGTGTTGTTTGTGATGTAGATTCAAAAACTGCGGATGAGGATATGATAGTTGAACAAAACTTGACGGCTGATGTGTGTGAAGATGATCTGGAAGGAAATCAAAAACATGTAAGTATTCAGCTTGTTCATTTTGAAATTGTTTTATATGTTTAACAATTTCTAATatattttattgaattattatttAACTTTTACGTATTCAGCCTTTATTAGACAAAGATAACTCCAAAAGTGTTTGATATGTTTAAAATTAATAAATTTatttattagaattattattaaagtTTTACATAATCATGTTTTGGTAAGAAACAATGAAAATACAAAACATTCTTTGTTTATTTCAATCATTATTTAACTTTTACATAttcatatttattttttttattgtgaaGGTTAAAGGGAAGTCCAAAGTTTATGAAACTCaggtatttaaataaaaaaatgaatacCGGTCAACTCACTTATCCttatatatttcatagtaacatgtttatttaaaagttgttacttatttttgttatttttcatACAGACAAAACGAAGTCTTCGGAGCAGAATTAAAAGAGTTGATGCAGGAGCAAGCACTTCCTCTCTGGTCTTGAAATCCACAGAAACGGTAGAAAACATAATTGATAAATTTTTGACATTTACGGTTTAGATTTTATAGTAACAAATTTTAAAAAAACTTACAAATTATTTGTGTTGCTTTTGTTACAGACAAAAAGAAATCTTCGAAGCCGAATTAAAAAGGTTGATGAAGCGCCAATGACGGGTTCTCCAGTCTTGAAATCCACAAACCTGGTACAACAACAAATTTTAACTTTTTGGgaaatatttattatttacatAGTTCATATATCTTAATTATCTAGTGCTTTTCGTTCAATATGATTTCTGCAATAAATGGGTTTGGGTTTAAATTGTTAGCTAAAAATATTGCCACTATTTGTTTGGTTATAATATAGTCGTTCTTTCTTAATAGCTAAAATAGtgctttgttcatttctttttggtgataatacatgttttttttttgtttcatgaTAATATAGTCATTTGTTCATTTAGTTGAGTGATAATATAGGTGTAATTCGCTTCATGATAATATAATAATTTGGTCATTTTGATTTGATGATAACTTAGGAATTAGGTGTGTGATAACAATATACCTGATAGTATTGCTTTGCAGGATTATATAGTTTCCGCTTCCTTTCGTGATAAAATTGTTTTTAGTGATAATAGAGTGTCGTGTAGGGGTCTTCAAAATTAGTGGAGGAACTTGTAAACATCCTAACAACAAAGTAGTAATTTTATTTGTCTCATCTTTATTTGTGTGTGTTTACGAAATCGGATATCCGAACTTTGGAAGTCCAAACTTTCCAAAACAGTTTTGGATAGTGATATTTACTATCCGAAATATTCGGATAGGCGGTTTTGAACAATCGTGTTTGTTTATTGATAATATATAATGTCTATTGTATATATCTAGAATATGTTCAATTTAATTAAATTATCTTCAGAAAAAGCGCAAGAAGACAATTCAAATACTTAACCCACAATCAACGGTTTTGAACTTCAAAAGAATTGCGGAACACAGAATTGTAAGATTTtgtacatttttttttgtttctttcttgAACTTTTTATCAAAACGATATATTTAATCATGACTGTAATATGTTGTATTTTTCAGCGACTACCACCAAAAATGACATCTGTGTTGGACTTATCTCCTACTAATCTTAAAGAAGTGAGTGTTCAAAACATGACAGGTGAAGTCAACTTTATAATGACCAGATCGGAAAAAAACCGCAAAGCGTTCCGGTATGCATTTGTTGGATGGTCGAATTACTTGAAGGCTTGGAACATCAAAAGGGGAGCCGAAATGTTTTTTGAGTTCAACAACTCAAGCAAGGTCTTGACACTGACAAAGGTTGTGGAGAAGCGTGGTGTTAAGAACAAAAAATCGCGTGCATGAATCGGAAGTCTGCTTGTAGTTGTGGTGGTTTTTATAAACAATATATATGCTAATTTCTTTTGTTGGGCTTTAGAGTCCTACTTGGTCTAGAAAAACTTGGGGCTAAATTTGACAACTTTTGGTTTATTTTGGGTTGGGATTTTATGTAAATCAAGGTTAACAGGTAGTTAGGTAACTGCATGCTTGGTTGTTATTTTAGTGTATAATAACTTTGACTATTTTTGATATTATGTGTTAGGTTGAATGGTAATACACATTTGACGTGTGACTCAAGGGTTTAATATTTACAATTAATAACCTATGATTCAATTTCAGGTTTTATAGCTTAACAATCAAAATAAAATCAAAGAGCATTGACATTGATGCCTTCGTGTTCATTTAGATAATTTAATCAAAAAATTTGTTTTTATCTAAATTATCTTAGCTTTTAAAAAACCTATCACGTCCATCTATAAATGTATATCTTTATCTAACAGAAAAAcacaatttttattatttatttctcTTTGTTACACACTCACAACAAAAAATATAGTGGATGGATATGAGCCTCTAAATATACAGGTTTACTTTAACGTCTTCACAAATTATATATTACAGAGATATCAATGTAATGGTATTTTTGTTGTTACTTTAAATTAAAATTACATATGATTTTTTATATAGACTACTAAACTTATCATTGTATTACATTTCAAAAAATGGCAATAAAtgaaaataacaataataatattcaTACAGTATACTAACGTTTTTGACTTAAACTAAACATAAAGCGACATACACGTACACTTCACAGTTACTGAACAAATCATATTTACATTTACATTACAAATTTCTAAAAACTTCTTTGTATACGACATTTGACGTTGTATCAGAAAGATTTCCATCACTATCTAGAATAACAATTTTAAGGCCATCTCGGCGGGTAACTCTTGATAATGCAACATACAATTGACCATGTGTGAAAACGGGATTTTTCAAAAACAAACCAACTCTAGAGAGTGATTGTCCTTGACTTTTGTTTATGGTCATTGCAAAAGATACCGCAAGTGGAAATTGTCTTCTTTGTAACTTAATGTGAAGTTTTTTGTCTGTAGGTATCAACGTAATTCTAGGAATATAATGACGATCGCCAATGTGACTTCCAGAGATAATCTCTACCTGTATAACACGTTTACCCAAAGAGACCACCTTTAATCTTGTTCCGTTACACAAACCACTTTTTTGGTCAATATTTCTAAGAAGCATGACCGGAACACCTACCTTGAATACTAACCTATGATTCGGCAAACCAGAAGCTTTAATTCCATTAAGAATATCCGGTGAGACTAATGCATCATCTAAATTCTCATTAAGCATTTCTGTTGGACATATACTATCGGAGCTTAAATATTCCTTCTCAACTCCCGGAAAAAGTGACAGCATACGATCGTTAATTTCTTGAACAACGTCATTTGTTGGAGCTAGAATGGCTCT contains the following coding sequences:
- the LOC118483955 gene encoding uncharacterized protein LOC118483955; translation: MKIQNILCLFQSLFNFYIFIFIFFIVKVKGKSKVYETQTKRSLRSRIKRVDAGASTSSLVLKSTETTKRNLRSRIKKVDEAPMTGSPVLKSTNLKKRKKTIQILNPQSTVLNFKRIAEHRIRLPPKMTSVLDLSPTNLKEVSVQNMTGEVNFIMTRSEKNRKAFRYAFVGWSNYLKAWNIKRGAEMFFEFNNSSKVLTLTKVVEKRGVKNKKSRA